A part of Capsicum annuum cultivar UCD-10X-F1 chromosome 6, UCD10Xv1.1, whole genome shotgun sequence genomic DNA contains:
- the LOC107873255 gene encoding phosphoglucan phosphatase LSF2, chloroplastic, whose protein sequence is MGALWNSTCLCSSSPLQNNPLLFSSSLRKKNANSFCNFTKSSLQISCKLPESEVEENRGRVSSNNMEEYNLAMKRMMRNPYEYHHELGMNYTLITEDLIVGSQPQKIEDIDHLKEEDNVAFILNLQQDKDIEFWGIDLQSIVRRCSELGIHHMRRPARDFDPDSLRGVLPKAVSSVEWAISEGKGRVYVHCTAGLGRAPAVSIAYMFWFCGMDLNTAYDALTSKRPCGPNKRSIRGATYDLAKNDQWKEPFENLPDYAFADVADWERKLIQDRVRALRDT, encoded by the exons ATGGGAGCTCTCTGGAACTCCACCTGCTTGTGTTCTTCATCCCCACTTCAAAATAATCCATTGttattctcttcttctttaaGAAAGAAAAATGCTAATTCGTTTTGCAATTTCACCAAGTCGTCCTTGCAGATTTCTTGCAAACTTCCTGAAAGTGAAGTTGAAGAAAACCGTGGTAGGGTCTCCAGTAATAATATGGAGGAATACAACTTAGCGATGAAGAGAATGATGAGGAACCCTTATGAATATCACCATGAACTTG GAATGAACTACACATTGATAACAGAAGATCTTATTGTTGGCTCCCAACCCCAGAAAATTGAAGATATAGATCATTTGAAGGAAGAGGACAATGTTGCATTTATACTGAATTTGCAGCAGGACAAAGACATTGAGTTTTGGGGAATAGACCTCCAGTCCATCGTGAGAAGATGTTCAGAGCTTGGAATTCATCACATGAGAAGGCCT GCAAGAGATTTTGATCCAGATTCCTTGAGGGGTGTATTACCTAAAGCTGTTTCATCAGTGGAGTGGGCAATTTCAGAAGGAAAAGGTAGAGTGTATGTACATTGCACTGCTGGATTGGGAAGGGCCCCTGCTGTTTCAATTGCTTATATGTTCTGGTTCTGTGGAATGGAT CTAAATACAGCCTACGATGCACTCACTTCAAAGAGGCCCTGTGGGCCCAACAAAAGGTCAATACGAGGAGCTACTTATGATTTGGCTAAAAATGATCAGTGGAAGGAGCCCTTTGAGAATCTGCCAGATTATGCTTTCGCGGATGTAGCAGATTGGGAGAGGAAACTGATTCAAGATCGTGTCCGGGCCCTTCGTGACACTTGA